From Bradyrhizobium sp. sBnM-33:
GCTGGCGCTGTTGCTAATCGCGCCCTGGCAATCCGCCAAAGCGGCCGACGTCATCTGCTACAATTGCCCGCCTGAATGGGCGGACTGGGCTTCCATGCTCAAGGCCATCAAAGCCGACCTCAACTATGATATCCCGCACGACAACAAGAATTCCGGCCAAGCGCTTGCTCAAATACTTGCCGAGAAGAATAACCCGGTGGGCGATATCGGCTATTTCGGTGTCACCTTTGGTATGAAGGCCAAGGCGCAAGATGCGCTTGAGCCTTACAAGCCGGCGAAATGGGACCAGGTCCCCGCCGGCCTGAAGGATGCCGACGGATACTGGACCACGATTCATTCCGGCACGCTTGGCCTGTTCGTGAACAAGGACGCGCTTGGCGGCAAGCCGGTGCCGGCCTGCTGGAAGGATCTCCTGAAGCCCGACTATAAGGGCATGGTGGGCTATCTCGATCCGTCGTCAGCTGCAGTCGGGTATGTCGGCGCGGTCGCGATCAATCTGGCGCTCGGCGGCTCCGAAGCGAACTTCGATCCGGCGATCAACTTCTTCAAGGACCTGCGGAAGAACGACCCGATCGTTCCCAAGCAGACTTCCTACGCCCGCGTGGTCTCTGGCGAGATGCCGATCCTGTTTGACTACGATTTCAACGCCTATCGCGCGAAATACTCAGAGAAGGGCAATTTTGAATTCGTAATTCCTTGCGAGGGATCGGTCATGTTTCCCTATGTCGTCGGCCTCATCAAGAACGCGCCCAATAGGGACAAGGCCAAGAAGGTGCTGGACTATCTTTTGTCGGACAAGGGACAGGCGATCTGGACCAACGCCTACCTTCGGCCGGCGCGGCCGATCGACCTGCCCGAGGCGGTGAAGAAGAAATTCCTGCCTGACAGCGAATATGCGCGTGCGAAGAACGTCGACTGGGGCCAGATGGAAAACATGCAAAAAGGCTTTGTCGATCGCTATCTCGCCGAGGTTCGCTGAGGCAATATGGCGCCTTTCGCGGGGGCGCTACCATCTGATGTCACATAGGTCTTTTGTTTGGTTGTGCCTGCTGCCGCTCGCGGCGGTGACGGTGGCGTTCTTTCTGCTGCCGATGGCGCGGCTCGTTCTGACCGGCGCCGAAGGCCCGCAGGGGCCGGCGGGTTATCTCGCGATCCTGACCGAGCCTCGTTACCGCGCGACCCTCAGCAATACGGTCCTGCTCGCCGCCGCGACCACCGTCGTGACCCTTTTCGTCGCGACGGTTGCGGGGATGTTCCTGCAGCGGCATCGTTTCCCCGGCCGCTCTGTCC
This genomic window contains:
- a CDS encoding ABC transporter substrate-binding protein — encoded protein: MKTACFVLALLALLLIAPWQSAKAADVICYNCPPEWADWASMLKAIKADLNYDIPHDNKNSGQALAQILAEKNNPVGDIGYFGVTFGMKAKAQDALEPYKPAKWDQVPAGLKDADGYWTTIHSGTLGLFVNKDALGGKPVPACWKDLLKPDYKGMVGYLDPSSAAVGYVGAVAINLALGGSEANFDPAINFFKDLRKNDPIVPKQTSYARVVSGEMPILFDYDFNAYRAKYSEKGNFEFVIPCEGSVMFPYVVGLIKNAPNRDKAKKVLDYLLSDKGQAIWTNAYLRPARPIDLPEAVKKKFLPDSEYARAKNVDWGQMENMQKGFVDRYLAEVR